The region CAACCTTCCAAGCCTATTTAGTCATTTATTTCCTAATTTAAATCCAAAGATTATTAAAACTATGGACAACAATCAGAGTATAAGTTTTAAGTGTCGTTGTTCTCGTGATCGCAGTATTTCTGCTCTAAAGTTATTAGGGAAAGAAGAACTAATAGAAATAATGAACGAAGACAAGAAATCTGAATTGACATGTAATTTCTGTAATGAAATATATAATGTGAATGAACAAGAGTTAAAAACTATAATTGGCGAATTCTAAAATGTAATATCTATCCTAAAAGCAGAGCTCCAATCCATAACATTAAAAGCGCTGGTAACGCTTCTAACTTATTTATAGAAATCAATAATGTCTGATCGCTAATTCCAGTAAGGTTACTCACAATAAGTCCGCCAAGAATATATCCAATAGACAAGAACACAACACTCCACCCAAGTGACTGAAGTGTTTTACGACCACGTTTAATTTGACTAACGAAAAGACCTATTGTGGACAAGGAAAGAATTAATTGAATATTACTATCAGGTGCTACTAATAGAAGAACAATTACTAATAAACCAAGGGAAACCCTAATTGTTAGGCCTTCACCTTCTGGCAAATTAAAATTAGGTTGTGTGTTATTTGTACTTTTGCCATTGGTCGATGATTTTAATGCATTGAATCTCGTAAGCAATGCACTCCCAAAAAGAGGTTTGCCTGAGTTGGCTCCGTTTTTCTCCTTTTGAGATGCATTAACAGCTTCACTACTAACATTGCCTAAGCGTCTTGCTTTTAAACTATTCATAAGCAATGCGTCATAACAAGATTCAATTTTTGCCTTCAATAGAAGATCTTCTCCTGCTTGTGAAAGTTTTCTATCCCTAGCCTCTTGAATTTCTTCAAAACTAGAATCTGGTGATACACCAAGAAGAGAATAAGGATCATTTCCCCCTTCTTGGCTGCTCAAATCTGTATCAGACACAATTAGCATTTTATTGCTTTCCCTAAGCGTAGGCGAAATATAGTCAATGAAGATAAAATGACATTAAAGAGTTATAGGGTTTACTCCACTAACAACCGGTGCAACTGCACTTAACTCCAATGAAGGATGATCTTGCTCTAGCTGATTTAGATTCCATTGATTCTTGAATAGCAAGACTGGTCTTTGCCAAGAATCTTGAACGGTCTTGCAATTAAAAATCCTTCCAATTTGTTCAAGAGAAGTCCAACCTCCTTTAACCCATCTAGCGACCTGATAACCCATTGGATCAACTATGGTTTCAACTGAATACTCATTCTCCAAACGATGCTGGACAACCTCTAATTGCAATTGTCCTACAGCTGCCAATATCGGGTCCCGCTTGCTTTGATCCGTGTCATAAAGAATTTGAACAGCACCTTCTTCTCTTAATTCATTAACTCCTTTTCGAAAATTTTTGAAAGCCGAAGGATTTGGATTACGTAACCAGCAAAAGATTTCCGGACTAAAGCAAGGTATACCCTCATACTCAACATGCTTACCTGTGTACAAGGTGTCGCCTATAGCAAACATTCCTGGATTATTTAAACCTATTACATCCCCTGGATATGCATCCTCAACTACTGATCTATCTTGGGCAAATATTTTTTGCGGTCGTGACAAACGAATATTTTTACCTGAGCGAGCATGACTGACAGTCATATCTTTTTGAAATCGTCCACTACAGACTCGTACAAATGCAACTCGATCTCTATGACGTGGGTCCATATTGGCTTGCAATTTAAAAACAAACCCTGTAAATGTTTCTCTCATTGGATCAACTGGACCATCGGTTGTATTTCTAGCAACAGGACCTTGAGCCATATCTAGAAAACTATCAAGAAAAGGTCTAACTCCAAAATTTGTCATTGCAGAACCAAAAAAAACAGGTGTCAGTTCACCTTCTCTAACAAGTTCTAAATCCAAAGCTGACCCTGCAGCTTCCAAAAGATCAAGTTCCTCTATCGCTTTCTCTAGAAGCTCCTTCTCAACAAATTCGCTTAATTTAGGATCATTGATTTTTAATCTGCGTTCTATAGATTGCTTACCTCTCTCCCCTCTAGCAAATAAAATGACATCTCTACTATCACGTTGGATAACTCCTCTAAATAAGTCTCCACTTCCAATAGGCCAATTAACAGCAAAAGTTGAAAGGTTTAATTCAGATTCTATTTCGTCAAGGAGAGAAAGAGGCTCTTGACCTGGTCTATCCATTTTATTTATGAAAGTAAAAATTGGAATATTTCTTAGTCGACAAACTTCAAAGAGCTTTCTTGTTTGAGGCTCCAAACCTTTAGCAGCATCTTCAAGCATCACTGCATTATCTGCAGCTGCCAATGTTCTATAAGTATCTTCTGAAAAATCCTGGTGACCAGGTGTATCAAGTAAATTTACAGTTATATCCTTATATTCAAATTGCAAAACAGTTGAAGTAATCGATATACCTCTTTGTTTTTCTAATTCCATCCAATCAGAAGTAACCTTTCGTTGTTCACCTCTTGCTTTTACTGCTCCAGCCTGCTGAATAGCTCCTCCATACAAAAGGAGTTTTTCTGTAAGAGTTGTTTTCCCTGCATCTGGATGAGAGATGATTGCGAAATTACGCCTCTGATTGACAGCTTCTTGTAATGAATGCTGAAAATTTTCATCATCATTTATTTGAGGTGCGTTATTTCCTGTAGAGATTGATTTCATTTAGGCATTCTCCTCAGAAGAATGTTCTGGCTTCAAATGAGAGGTTTGCAATAAAAACGTTCCTCTACGAAATTTGACTTCTGCTAAATCCTTAGGAAGCAACGCTGTGATTATTCCAAGTTCATCTGAAGCAACAAGATCTGGAGGGCGAAGCATCGGCATGGGATCATTGGTCTTTAAATATGATTGAGATACTTTTAAAGAAACCTTCTCTCCGATTTTGAATTTCATAAAAGTTCTTTCCCTAACTTAGTGTCCCAATAATGGTAGTTCAAGCATCCTTAAACATTGAACTACTTTACCTACACGTAAAATCATTCCCAATGACAAAGATACTTTTAAGATTGTGTGTATATATGTTCTATGAATAATCCATTGCGAAACTTAGCCCTTTTAGGCTCGTCTCTTACAAGTCTTCTAATGATACTTATAGGAGGGATGCTTCCATCAGCAATATTGGGTCTAAGTGAGAATTTTAGTTTTCATATTGTTGATTTGCCAAGCTCTTGGCAGATACCTGCTCTATTACTATCAGGAATGGTCTATGGACCTTCATCTGGAATTATTGCTGTATTTGCTTATCTAACAATAGGGCTCTTTTACTTACCTGTATTTCATGGAGGAGGAAGTATTGGATACATTGCGACACCTGACTTTGGATACCTGGTAGGATTTATTCCAGCAGTATGGATAACTGGAAGAATAGTTCAAACAGCCAAGAGGAAAACATTATTAGCACTATTTATATCTGCAGTGTGTGGATTGACAATTATTCATTCAATTGGAATAATAAACATAATATTTGGCTCTTTAGTATCACGCTGGCAGCAAGGTGTAGTAGAACTTCTACTTACTTATAGTATATCTACATTCCCAATTCAAATTCTACTTTGTCCAGCGATAGTATTAATTGCAAAGTCTTTACGAAAAATACAATTATTAGAATGAACCGGTATTTATTCAAAAGTATAAATATATTTCACTTCTCATTTATATTAATATTAATTGATCAAGCTACAAAATACTTATTTTCTATAAATATAAATCAAGATTCCTTTGATTTGATACCAGGAGTAATTAGATTTTATGTAGTAAAAAACTATGGTGCGGCTTTTAGCATTTTCAGCAATTTTCCGTTAACACTTTCTTTCCTAAGCCTATTTGTCTCATTAGCTTTAATTATATTGATTTGTAAGAAGACATATTTTGATTTCAATCAAGCAATAGCATTTTCAATGCTATTAGGGGGCACAGTCGGAAATGGATTAGATAGATGGAGACTAGGATATGTTGTTGATTTTATTCAGATAGTTCCTTTTAATTTTCCTGTTTTCAATTTTGCCGATATTGCTATTAATATAGCTGTACTCTTTTTATTACTAGAATACGTAATCCCTAAAAAATATAAGGTATAAAGGAGTTAAATATGAATTCAAATCTTATTATTGGCCTCATTAAGCAATGACTAGAAAAGTAAGATTATTTACTATTCTCCTTTTAATACCTATTGTTGGTATTTTGTCAGGTTTGATAGGGGCATTATTTAAATTAATAAATATTCAAACAATACTTATTTCTTTATTTATTCTTGCTATTTATTCAAATTCTAAAGCTATAAGAATTTTCAAAGTTTTAGCTAAAAAAGGTCAATTTTATCTACGAAAACATAAGGATTACAAAACTATTCCTAAGAATAAAAATGATGCGGCAAGAAGAAGTTTAAAAAGTATAGATCAATTAACCTCACTTATTCAAAATCAAATTGCAGCACAAGCTCTTAGATATGAAAAGCAACGCGTTGAGAAGGAATTATTAAGAGGAGACTTATTAGTTGCAGTTTTTGGGCCAGGTTCTAGTGGTAAAACTGCCTTAGTGAGATCCCTTCTTAACAAAATCGTTGGTCATGTAGCTCCTTCTATGGGTTCTACAACTAAAACAAACATTTATCGCCTAAAGTTAAAGAGTCTTAGAAGAGGTTTAAAAATAATCGATACGCCAGGGATCCTCGAAGGAGGGGTCCATGGCCGTTCAAGGGAAAAAGAAGCAATTATTAAAGCAAGTCAAGCAGACCTAATAATATTTGTAGTCGATAGCGACTTGCGCTCATACGAAATGGAAATGATTGTAAATCTTTCCAAAGTTGGGAAAAAACTATTTATTGTTCTAAATAAATCTGATCTTCGTGGAGAAAAGGAGAAAGCTAAACTTATTTCGTTATTAGAGAATCGTACCCAAGGAATTGTTGATATAGAAAACATAATCGCAACTTCTGCATCACCTCAAACAATACCAATAATCGGAAGTAATCCTTTGCAACCTAAGCCTGATATAAATCAACTAATCAAGCGTATGGCAATAGTTCTACATCAAGAAGGTGAAGAACTTATAGCCGACAACATTTTGCTTCAATGTAGGAATCTAGGCACTTCAGGAAGACGATTACTAGACAAGCAACGATTAGCTACATCTCAGCGATGTGTCGAAAGGTATACATGGATCAGCAGCGGCGTAGTATTCATTACTCCTCTCCCTGTTATAGATTTACTAGGAGCTGCAGTTGTTAATGGGCGAATGGTAATGGACATTTCTAAGATTTATGGTGTTGAATTGACAAAAGATAGAGCAAAAAGTCTTGCTATGTCTGTAGGTCAAACCATTGCTGGACTTGGAATAGTTAAAGGAGGTGTATCTCTAATTAGCAATTCTCTAAGCCTACATTTACCAACATATCTAGTTGGTAAAACTATTCAGAGTGTAAGTGCTGCTTGGCTTACACAAGTTGCTGGCGAAAGTTTTATAACATATTTCCAGCAAGATCAAAACTGGGGAGACGGAGGGGTTCAAGAGGTCGTTCAACATCATTACAATCTAAATAGACGCGAATACACTCTCAGGGCCTTCATTCGAGCTGCAATGAATAGAGTTATAGAACCACTGGAGAAAAAAATTAATAACAAGCAACTACCATCGCGCCCAAGGCCTCCGGAGGAGGAGGAAGCATGGGGCCTCGAGCATCGAGAATAGTTATTAATATTAAGTAAGTAATTGCAATAAAAATTGAGAAAGCTCCAGTAATAATCGCTACTAACTTTCCACGATTTTTTTCCGAGGTCATAGAATTCTCAAATAGATTGATTAAGGATTTGTGCTAACTGATCTATATGAAACAATTTAGTATGTGGATTTCCCATTACAGCTTTTAGGTAATAACGATCTTTATAAAAAGGCCGAGAAAGCATATATTTTTCACCTAACAATTTATTTTTTGTTGCGATAGACCATAGCTCGGCTTCATGCTTATCTTTATACTTAGGTGAAATGGCTATTAGATGTAGAGGTCCTGTCACAACATCAAATTTTTTCTTATCAATTTGATCATGAAAATAATTACGACGATGAATAGCACTATCTAATAAAAGGTTAATTCCTTTCTCTCCCAACTGTCTCAATCCAAGCCATAGTTTAATAATTTCAGCAGGGCGTGATCCTTGCAACCCAATTTCCCCTCCTTGATAATCATTACCAAATGAAGGCTCTATATATGGAAAGCCTGTAGAGAAACATGAAAACAAGTCATCTTTTTTGGCGACAAGTAGCAATGAAGAGGTTTTTGTAATTCCCAATAATTTCTGAGGATTGATGGTTACAGAATTTGCTCTTGAAAGATCTTTTAAATATTTTGTCTTATTAGAAGAAAGGACAAACACTCCTCCAATAGCAGCATCAACATGGAACCAAATACCATGCCTATTGCAAAAACCAGCAATATCCGACAATGGGTCAATTGCTCCTCTTACTGTAGTTCCAGCTGTCGCAACGACAGCAAAACATTTTTTACCTTGGTTTTGAATTCTTGAAAATTCTTTTTCTAGGGACTCAAGACTGATAACTCCTTCTTCATTAGTAGGAAGCTCACACAAAGATTCTGGAGGAAGCCCCATAACTGATATCGCTCTAGAAATCGAAACATGGGCCTCAGAGCTTGCTAAAACTACAGCGTCAGAATCATAAAGAAGTTGAGCATTAGTTCTAGCTACTAAAAGAGCCATCAAATTAGTCAATGTCCCTCCACTTGCAGAGACTCCTCCAGCTGTGTCAGGTAAGCCAATTTTTTCTGAAAACCATCTACAAAGATTTCGTTCTAGTTTCGTGAGACTTGGGGAAAGCTCTTCTGCCAAGAGATTATTATTTAAACCAGCTGCTATCAATTCGCCAACAATCGATGCTGTAAGCGGAGGAGGGTCCAAATGGGCTAATGCTCCTGGGTGAGAAGGCTGATATGCTCCATCCATCAATATTTTCAGATCGTTCAATAATTGAGTTTCTGGTATGCCTTCAAGTTGCGGCTCTACTTGAGGGATCTCAACGGAGAAAGGTGATGGCCCCCTTTTCTCAGTAGTAGCAAACCACTCACAAAGAATGCTGGAAGCTTCTTCTAAAAATGATTTTAATTTAGGATCTATGCGATCATTGGATGCGAAAAATTCCACTTTATGTTCCTTTCAAATATATTTATGCAAGAAAGCATTCAAGAAAATACTGCATTTCGTATGGTCAGACTTTGAAGTAGTTCCTTATAACAATGCAATTTACTAAGCCGGTAAAACTCAACGATACACAAATTCATAGATGGATGATGATTCTTCGAAAAAGGGCAAAGATAGTAGGAAAAGAAGGGGAAGTGCCAATAACAGCAATTATCCTTAATGAGAAAGGGCATTGCATTGGTCATGGAAGAAATACAAGAAACAAAAGATTCGATCCTATGGGTCATGCTGAACTTGTTGCATTACGCCAAGCCGCTTGGTTGAAAGGTGACTGGCGATTTAATGAATGTACATTGATAGTGACTTTAGAGCCATGCCAAATGTGCGCAGGTGCTCTTATACAAGCAAGAATGGGGAGAGTGATTTTTGGTGCATATGACTTTAAAAGAGGAGGCCTTGGAGGAACTCTTGATCTCTCGACTCACAAAAGTGCTCATCATAAAATGATTGTTAAAGGTGGTGTAATGAAAAAAGAGATAAAACAAGAAATAGAAGAATGGTTTTCTTTGAGAAGATTAATAAAACTATGATTTAAATTTTGGCAACTCAGAATCAAATAAATTTAATATCTTATCAACATTTGTCTTATTAGAGTTATATCCCATCAAACCAATACGCCATACTTTACCTGCCAATTCACCTAGTCCTCCACCAATTTCGACGCCATGGTTATTTAATAAATGTAAAGAGAAAGCCTTCCCATCTACATTGCTAGGAATACTAACTGTTGTTAAAGTAGGAAGTCTAATATCAGAAGGAACATGTAATGACAATCCTAAATCTTCTAACCCATTCCATAATTCCAAAGCATTTAATTTATGTCGAGTCCAAGTCGCCTCTAAACCTTCTTCAAGGATAAGCCTAAGTGCCTCTCTAATGCCAAAATTCATATTTACAGGAGCAGTGTGGTGATAAACACGATCACTTCCCCAATATTTATTTAATAAGGAAACATCTAAATACCAGTTTGGGACTTTACCAGTTCTTTTGTTCAATTTTTCTTCGGCTCTTTCATTCATGGTAAATGGCCCTAATCCAGGAGGGCAGCTCAAACCTTTCTGACTACAGCTATATGCAAGATCAACTTTCCAATCATCTAAATACAAAGGAATGCTTCCCAACGAAGTCACTGTATCTAGAATCAACAAGCAATTATGTTTACGACACAAGTCTCCTATTCCTTCCATTGGTTGGCAAACACCTGTGGAAGTTTCTGCATGTACTAAAGCCAGAAAAGCAGGCTTATACTTAATTATCGCCTCTTCAAGTTCTTGTAAAGAGAATGCTTCACCCCATTTTTTATCAATTGTTTGAACATTGGCCTTATACCTCGAAGCCATATCAGCAAGTCTATTGCCAAAGTATCCTTTAATTGCCACTAGGAATGTGTCACCTGGCTCAACAACATTCGCAATAGTTGCTTCCATTGCAGCGCTCCCTGTACCACTCATAGGAAGAGTCAAACGATTGCTAGTTTGCCAAACATCTCTCAACAATCCCTGGACCTCAGCCATTAGTTGAATATAAAAGGGATCCAAATGCCCCACTGGTTGCTGGGATAAGGCATTAAGAACAGACGGATGGGAGTTTGAAGGGCCGGGGCCTAACAAAAGCCTCTTTGGCACAGTCAGAGGAGCAAATGTTGCGCCAGAAGTACCTAACATTGAGGAGTTAGCTGTTGTTGTCGCCAAGACCTGTGAAAAATTGCTTATACATGAGCCTAAACACCTAAAGGTAACGTCGTGATAATTATTTTAGGTATTGCAATGCTGACAAGTTCTGAGAAATGGATTTATTTTCTTTGAAGTTAGTAGCGAAGGGGATATAAACAATGGGAAATGGAGGCCAATAGTCACAAAAAGTACTTATTGATACAAAATAAGTTTGCTACGGTAATTAATTTTATTTATACATATCTATAAAAAGTAAATGGGAAAATCTCCGCAAGATGTGCTCAGACAAATCAAAGATGAGGGAATTGAGCTCATTGACCTCAAATTTACTGATATTCACGGTAAGTGGCAGCACTTAACTGTCACATCAGACATGGTTGATGAAAACTCTTTTAAGGAAGGCCTAGCTTTTGATGGGTCATCAATTAGAGGTTGGAAAGCTATAAACGAGTCGGACATGTCAATGGTCCCTGATTCATCCACAGCATGGGTAGATCCTTTTTATCGTCATAAAACACTTAGTTTGATTTGCTCAATACAAGAACCAAGGAGTGGAGAAGCTTATTCAAGGTGCCCTAGATCATTAGCCCAAAAAGCATTGGCTTATCTTTCTAATACTGGATTAGCTGATTCTGCTTATTTTGGACCGGAGCCTGAGTTTTTTATTTTTGATGATGTTAGATATGACTCAAAAGAAGGGACCTCTTTTTATAGTGTTGACACTATAGAGGCGCCTTGGAACACAGGACGGGCAGAGGAAGGAGGAAATCTTGCTTACAAAATTCAATATAAAGAAGGATATTTCCCTGTATCACCAAATGATACAGCTCAAGATCTGCGTTCAGAAATGTTGCTTCTTATTGGGGAACTCGGCATCCCTATAGAAAAGCATCATCACGAAGTTGCTGGCCCAGGACAACATGAGTTAGGAATGAAATTTGCTTCGCTAATAAGCGCAGCAGACAATGTAATGACCTACAAATATGTTGTTCGCAATATTGCTAAAAAGTATGGAAAAACAGCAACTTTCATGCCAAAACCTGTATGGAACGATAACGGTACAGGTATGCATGTTCATCAAAGCCTCTGGAAGGATGGCCAACCAATGTTCTATGGGGAAGGAACATATGCAAATCTCTCCCAAACAGCAAAATGGTACATAGGAGGTATTCTCAAGCATGCACCTTCATTCCTTGCCTTTACAAATCCAACAACAAATAGTTATAAGCGTCTTGTTCCTGGCTTCGAAGCTCCAGTAAATCTTGTTTATTCTCAAGGCAATAGATCTGCAGCCGTTCGTATACCGTTGACAGGTCCAAGTCCAAAAGCAAAAAGGCTTGAGTTCAGGTCAGGAGATGCTCTTGCAAATCCATACTTAGCCTTTAGTGCAATGATGATGGCAGGAATAGATGGAATCAAGAACCAAATTGATCCCGGTGATGGTGTAGATGTAGATTTATTTGAATTGCCAGAAGATGAACTATCAAAAATAGCAACAGTTCCATCATCTTTAAATAATGCTTTAGAAGCTCTTAAAGCAGACAATGATTACCTAACGGCAGGTGGAGTATTTGATCATGATTTTATAAACAATTTCATAGAAATGAAGTACGAAGAAGTCCAACAACTCCGTCAAAGGCCTCATCCTCATGAATTCTTTATGTATTACGATGCATAAATAAAATACTTATTTGTATTATTAAAATTTAATATTATATCCAAGGTTTAAAAATTTATATCTAGGACTTATAATTATAAGTCCTAGATATAATTAGTACATCATGAATTTAAGAATAAGCTTGATACTTATACTTATAACAATGTTTAACTTAACAAAAGTAGTCCTTCCGGCTAATAATTTAGCAATTGACAAAATTAATACATTCAATTCATTAATGAACAATATTAATAAAGAGTTTTATCGTAATAATATCCCTCAAGTATGTATTGATTCTAAAAAGATAAGTTCTCTTATAAAAAATAATCTTGAATCTTTAAATAAAATTGAACCACATTATCATTGGAATGAAATTAAAGATTTAATGGAATTTATACCAGAGCAATTATGTCGAGAATGAATGGCTATTTAATACTCTTGACAACAGAAACGATTATTTGCTCTCGCAAATCACAAAAATCTGTTGAAATAGTCTTACCTTAAGAAGGTTTATGGCACAGCCAAGCCTAACCAGAATTGCGTACCAAACCCTTCAGCAAGGGAAAGGGCTTGTCGGCTTAGCGCACAAAGGCATAAGTACAAAACTAATGGAGCTATTAATTCCTGAAGCCATTCCGGAAACATCTCCTATTACCACAGATTTACTTTTGGAGTTAAGAGATTCAGCTAAGAGTTTAGAAGAAATTGACTGGCTTGAAGCAGAAAGAGGATTGTATCCAAAGAATTTACTTTTTGATGTCCCTTGGATCGAATGGTTCTTTAAATATCCTCTTGTGTGGCTAGATATGCCATCTACTTGGAAGAGACGTAAAAAGAAACATTTCCAAGATTTGCCAAAAACAATTAATAAAGAAAACTATCCTGATTATTATTTACAGAATTTCCATCATCAAACTGATGGTTACCTTAGTGATCATTCGGCTGAACTATATG is a window of Prochlorococcus marinus subsp. marinus str. CCMP1375 DNA encoding:
- the glnA gene encoding type I glutamate--ammonia ligase, with the translated sequence MGKSPQDVLRQIKDEGIELIDLKFTDIHGKWQHLTVTSDMVDENSFKEGLAFDGSSIRGWKAINESDMSMVPDSSTAWVDPFYRHKTLSLICSIQEPRSGEAYSRCPRSLAQKALAYLSNTGLADSAYFGPEPEFFIFDDVRYDSKEGTSFYSVDTIEAPWNTGRAEEGGNLAYKIQYKEGYFPVSPNDTAQDLRSEMLLLIGELGIPIEKHHHEVAGPGQHELGMKFASLISAADNVMTYKYVVRNIAKKYGKTATFMPKPVWNDNGTGMHVHQSLWKDGQPMFYGEGTYANLSQTAKWYIGGILKHAPSFLAFTNPTTNSYKRLVPGFEAPVNLVYSQGNRSAAVRIPLTGPSPKAKRLEFRSGDALANPYLAFSAMMMAGIDGIKNQIDPGDGVDVDLFELPEDELSKIATVPSSLNNALEALKADNDYLTAGGVFDHDFINNFIEMKYEEVQQLRQRPHPHEFFMYYDA
- the lspA gene encoding signal peptidase II, encoding MNRYLFKSINIFHFSFILILIDQATKYLFSININQDSFDLIPGVIRFYVVKNYGAAFSIFSNFPLTLSFLSLFVSLALIILICKKTYFDFNQAIAFSMLLGGTVGNGLDRWRLGYVVDFIQIVPFNFPVFNFADIAINIAVLFLLLEYVIPKKYKV
- a CDS encoding DUF3148 domain-containing protein, which produces MKFKIGEKVSLKVSQSYLKTNDPMPMLRPPDLVASDELGIITALLPKDLAEVKFRRGTFLLQTSHLKPEHSSEENA
- a CDS encoding nucleoside deaminase is translated as MQFTKPVKLNDTQIHRWMMILRKRAKIVGKEGEVPITAIILNEKGHCIGHGRNTRNKRFDPMGHAELVALRQAAWLKGDWRFNECTLIVTLEPCQMCAGALIQARMGRVIFGAYDFKRGGLGGTLDLSTHKSAHHKMIVKGGVMKKEIKQEIEEWFSLRRLIKL
- a CDS encoding pyridoxal phosphate-dependent decarboxylase family protein, encoding MEFFASNDRIDPKLKSFLEEASSILCEWFATTEKRGPSPFSVEIPQVEPQLEGIPETQLLNDLKILMDGAYQPSHPGALAHLDPPPLTASIVGELIAAGLNNNLLAEELSPSLTKLERNLCRWFSEKIGLPDTAGGVSASGGTLTNLMALLVARTNAQLLYDSDAVVLASSEAHVSISRAISVMGLPPESLCELPTNEEGVISLESLEKEFSRIQNQGKKCFAVVATAGTTVRGAIDPLSDIAGFCNRHGIWFHVDAAIGGVFVLSSNKTKYLKDLSRANSVTINPQKLLGITKTSSLLLVAKKDDLFSCFSTGFPYIEPSFGNDYQGGEIGLQGSRPAEIIKLWLGLRQLGEKGINLLLDSAIHRRNYFHDQIDKKKFDVVTGPLHLIAISPKYKDKHEAELWSIATKNKLLGEKYMLSRPFYKDRYYLKAVMGNPHTKLFHIDQLAQILNQSI
- a CDS encoding pyridoxal-phosphate-dependent aminotransferase family protein, with product MLGTSGATFAPLTVPKRLLLGPGPSNSHPSVLNALSQQPVGHLDPFYIQLMAEVQGLLRDVWQTSNRLTLPMSGTGSAAMEATIANVVEPGDTFLVAIKGYFGNRLADMASRYKANVQTIDKKWGEAFSLQELEEAIIKYKPAFLALVHAETSTGVCQPMEGIGDLCRKHNCLLILDTVTSLGSIPLYLDDWKVDLAYSCSQKGLSCPPGLGPFTMNERAEEKLNKRTGKVPNWYLDVSLLNKYWGSDRVYHHTAPVNMNFGIREALRLILEEGLEATWTRHKLNALELWNGLEDLGLSLHVPSDIRLPTLTTVSIPSNVDGKAFSLHLLNNHGVEIGGGLGELAGKVWRIGLMGYNSNKTNVDKILNLFDSELPKFKS
- a CDS encoding CPP1-like family protein, with amino-acid sequence MLIVSDTDLSSQEGGNDPYSLLGVSPDSSFEEIQEARDRKLSQAGEDLLLKAKIESCYDALLMNSLKARRLGNVSSEAVNASQKEKNGANSGKPLFGSALLTRFNALKSSTNGKSTNNTQPNFNLPEGEGLTIRVSLGLLVIVLLLVAPDSNIQLILSLSTIGLFVSQIKRGRKTLQSLGWSVVFLSIGYILGGLIVSNLTGISDQTLLISINKLEALPALLMLWIGALLLG
- a CDS encoding YcjF family protein, translating into MTRKVRLFTILLLIPIVGILSGLIGALFKLINIQTILISLFILAIYSNSKAIRIFKVLAKKGQFYLRKHKDYKTIPKNKNDAARRSLKSIDQLTSLIQNQIAAQALRYEKQRVEKELLRGDLLVAVFGPGSSGKTALVRSLLNKIVGHVAPSMGSTTKTNIYRLKLKSLRRGLKIIDTPGILEGGVHGRSREKEAIIKASQADLIIFVVDSDLRSYEMEMIVNLSKVGKKLFIVLNKSDLRGEKEKAKLISLLENRTQGIVDIENIIATSASPQTIPIIGSNPLQPKPDINQLIKRMAIVLHQEGEELIADNILLQCRNLGTSGRRLLDKQRLATSQRCVERYTWISSGVVFITPLPVIDLLGAAVVNGRMVMDISKIYGVELTKDRAKSLAMSVGQTIAGLGIVKGGVSLISNSLSLHLPTYLVGKTIQSVSAAWLTQVAGESFITYFQQDQNWGDGGVQEVVQHHYNLNRREYTLRAFIRAAMNRVIEPLEKKINNKQLPSRPRPPEEEEAWGLEHRE
- a CDS encoding biotin transporter BioY, encoding MNNPLRNLALLGSSLTSLLMILIGGMLPSAILGLSENFSFHIVDLPSSWQIPALLLSGMVYGPSSGIIAVFAYLTIGLFYLPVFHGGGSIGYIATPDFGYLVGFIPAVWITGRIVQTAKRKTLLALFISAVCGLTIIHSIGIINIIFGSLVSRWQQGVVELLLTYSISTFPIQILLCPAIVLIAKSLRKIQLLE
- a CDS encoding peptide chain release factor 3, whose product is MKSISTGNNAPQINDDENFQHSLQEAVNQRRNFAIISHPDAGKTTLTEKLLLYGGAIQQAGAVKARGEQRKVTSDWMELEKQRGISITSTVLQFEYKDITVNLLDTPGHQDFSEDTYRTLAAADNAVMLEDAAKGLEPQTRKLFEVCRLRNIPIFTFINKMDRPGQEPLSLLDEIESELNLSTFAVNWPIGSGDLFRGVIQRDSRDVILFARGERGKQSIERRLKINDPKLSEFVEKELLEKAIEELDLLEAAGSALDLELVREGELTPVFFGSAMTNFGVRPFLDSFLDMAQGPVARNTTDGPVDPMRETFTGFVFKLQANMDPRHRDRVAFVRVCSGRFQKDMTVSHARSGKNIRLSRPQKIFAQDRSVVEDAYPGDVIGLNNPGMFAIGDTLYTGKHVEYEGIPCFSPEIFCWLRNPNPSAFKNFRKGVNELREEGAVQILYDTDQSKRDPILAAVGQLQLEVVQHRLENEYSVETIVDPMGYQVARWVKGGWTSLEQIGRIFNCKTVQDSWQRPVLLFKNQWNLNQLEQDHPSLELSAVAPVVSGVNPITL